Below is a genomic region from Trichoderma asperellum chromosome 2, complete sequence.
GAGGGAAGAGACATCGTATCCGGGAGGAACACTGCAGCTGCGCAGCTCCACTGCACTATCTTCGGATGCTGTGGTGCATTTCGTATCCCTATCGTTTGTTTTCGTCAAAGATCGGCTTCGCCTGGGCCTGTCCGGATCGAAATCTAGATGAGCCTCTGGCGGAGTCTCGACAGGTATAAAGAGTCCGGCCGAGAAGCATCGTTTGGACGAGCGCCAATCTGCTCAAcagcaaaaacaacaacTATTCGGCTATACTACACAACCTATTAGTCTACCGCTAACAGACAAcccctcatcttcattctcACTACTCTCTACTCCTCTTTCTCATTACCTCATCTACAACTGCGTCAAGATGCATTTCTTCTCAGtcgtcgctgccgctgccgctcttATTGCTGGCTCCAACGCCCTCTTCATCCCCCGCAACATCCATGTCGCAGATTTCCGTCTTTACAGCGCCGAGGGTTGCTACGACGGCAATCTCGGTGTCTGGACTGTCATTGATGAAGACTTCACGAATGGCGAATGCAAGAGCTTGAATGATAGCGAGGATGGCGACGTGCCTCTGTCTCTTAGCCTGACGGATATCAACAAAGGCTGCACTTGTAAGATCCCCTCGGTCTCTGTCATTCAttgcttcttgttcttcacaTCCCCACCTCTCGCATCTCGAATGGGATTTTATGGAAATGTTTACTGATTCAATGATTCATGTAGTGACGGCTTATACGGATGCCAAGTGCACTGAGGGCAAGACGATCCTCGCCCCTAAACAATGCTCCAACAACAAAGCCGGGTTCCAGGCTTGGAGCATGAACTGCGACTACAAGGAGTAAAGAGGGTCCTTTTCCACACCGCAACTTTACCGGCattttttttcatcattttCATTCATTTACTACGCAAAGGtggatttttcttttacttttcatGAGGATTAAACTGGACGCATTGTGGGCACGGCACGGAACAAACAGGCATATTAACACGGACGCATTACGAACTAATGGGATGAttacttgtttttttggggggggcaCGGCATTCTGGGAATAAATGGACAAGGAAGGCAACGATTCTTTTATGACACGGTCCTTTTACTATCATACgcacacatacatacatataccgATGGGCATATCCATCAATTGGTAATTAGTTAATGAAATAATAACGGCGCCAGCGAGGCAAGCTCTTGATATCATCACACCCGTCATCCTGCAGCCACAGGCGGCAACATACAGTGACTGACGCTTCTCAACCTCCGAGACTGGTTCAATGCTCTAATTTAGTCATGATGACACACAgttgcttctgcctcttttcGGTGTATCCCTCTTCTGGGCGGCGTAAATGCCTCTTGTGAGAAAATCATGCAGACTAGACTCTGTCGTGTTCCCTTTATGCACTCATGCACTGCCGCACATTGGTGAATAGTCAGATGACTTGGATTAGtgcaagaagaaagctaGGAGGCAAACAATGTTATAGTAGAAATCAGGGATAACTCTGTTCATGATATTCAGTTGTACTATTCTTTATGGTACAAAGGAGAGAAACAACTCTGATGAATGTATAAGCTGGACTGTCTTCTTGCTCGAGTATGCTATATCAAAAATAGCACATATAGGTTATGCATACACTCGGACTTGCCGCAGACCACAGGCAGCGGGTAGAGATGGCCATCGTCTGGGCGGCCACATCTATCCAAGTTTCTACTCACCCCATCCACCCAGCCAGCTGCTGCGTAACCAGAGCCTATTCGAATAGCTCGACAGCACAGCATGTCTTGGTCCCAACACAATGGGTCTGGAACGCTTGCCTACATGGCCTGTTCGACTATCATCCCGACAATGCGCAACGGTTCATCCTCAACAAAAAGGCGTTTTTGACGTTGGACAGGCCGCCTTGAGAGACCAAACCGGATTCTTAACTTGTCATTATCTATTCTACTTTGAGGCTGTGCTGTTTAGTTAATCTCAACCACCACCTTGGAAAAGTGCTTGCCCGTCCACTGATACTCATACGCCTTCTTAAGCTCCTCCAGCTTAAACACCCTCTCGTCAATCACCGGCCTCTGCTCCATCTCGTTGACGCCAGCAACCTGCACGATGATGTCGACGCTACGGCCGCCGGTGAGCTTCCTCGCCGTCTCGCCCCATTTGCGGTCCTCCTTGTAGCTGATGACGTGGTCGGCGCCGAGTTTCTTCAGCGTCTCGACTTTGCTGGGGATCTGGTCGTGGCAATGACTCTTGCGCCGGCGGCTTTGGCAAACTGCAGAGCAAAGATGCTCACGCCGCCAGTGCCCTGGACAAGGACCCATTAGCCAGCCTTGACGACATAGTCGTAAGATCCGTAAAAGGCGTTCCAGGCCGTCAGCGCAGCGCAAGACAGAGTGGAAGACTCCCGAGCTGTCCAGGCTGACGGCGCACGGACAAGGCATGTTCGTTGAAGGCACCATAAGTTCTCAGAACACCATCGAGCATTCCTCCGGTGCCGGTTTTGTGGGTTTGGGGATTCAGGTCGCCGCCAATGTGTCCCTGGTTGAACATGGTGACGACTTTGTCGCCGGGTTGAATCGAGAGACTCGCTTGCCTATGGCTACGACTGTGCCTGCGCCATCGGATCTGGGGACGacgtcttctctctttccatgGAGATATTCTCCTCTATCAATGGTGAGATCACGATGCTATATAACGTAAATTAGCAGCTGAGAGGGATGACGCTGTGTGCTGACTAACATTGAGAGATGCTGCCTCAACTATTAAAACAATAAACATTAGCATAGAGCTCCCTTTGATGTCTTtcactttctcttctctctcctgctATTATAGACATGGCGACAGATTCTAAAGAGGTTCTTCACATACGCTTAACTAGAGCCTCGTTGTCGCTTAATTCGGGCGGGGGCTGCTCGGAGAACATGAGCCCATCGAAGCCACCAAACTTTCCAACGTTCCATTGCTTGACAGTTTTTGGAATATGCTCGGAAGCCATTGTGATTGCCTTGGAGACTCTGATTCTTTTATTCCAAGCTTCCTAGTTTAGATGAGAGAATGGGTACTTGGTAAACACGTAGTCCATGGAAGCTGTAgtctcatatatatacatacatacttgtatCAACATCGTGTGTCTCCTATCAGATATCGCAGTTCCCACTTCCATTATCTACACCggaggaaaaagaataatCTCATTTCTAATGAAGCGCCGCTAGATTTGTAAGTTGCACCTCTAGAACGCATAGCCAGACATCCAGAAGTAGTCTCTTAACCCGGGCGTGGCCTCACCATACCGAGGAGTTACCTCTTAGAATGGAAATGGCTTGAAGCCCCTCCTCAAGATACATGGACTCAATAAGAGGGCAAATGGAATAAGATCAGAATAGCACTCGCGTAGTTTCAATTCTACGGCAGGTCAGTTTTTACTCTTTTCTGCAGTTGTTCGAAAAATAAATACGCTGCCAATGTCATGGGCCCAGCTTCTAGGAGAGCCTGGGCTCAATATAGACAATACTGTAACAATACCATCTGCCAATAGGATGAGTCGCCAAGTTTGTAGAGTCTCGCCCCATGTTCCAAGCTTCAGAGAAGATAGTTGATAGGTGGGGCATCCAAGATTTGTAAGAGCTGGTTAATAATGCACAGCTGTATGAATTACTCGCCCGGGGAGCGAGAAGAACTGAAGGGCGTAGAAAAAATCAGCGACGGCGTCTAAAACGGCGCCGGGTGGAAATGGTTTTGAAAccaaagtaaagttaaatcTAAAAGGTTGACGATTAGCTTCATTCCTCTGGCTGtaaatttaagctttcaTTCTATTCATGTTAACAGCGCTGAAGCCTTTCAATATTCACCTGAAAACGGATTTTaccaaggaaaaaaaaaagagatacaGCCAAAGAACAATATGCAACTAAAGGGGCATCTCTGTCTCGAGGCAAGATCTCTTTGCCAACACGAGATCCGCGTATAGTACTGGCAAGTTGGCGGCTGTGCAACCCCATACTAATTAAAACTCGCCGCATCAGCCTCCTTCTAAGACGCAATCTCTGTTGCTTCCAAGCTTTGCCCGTAAATGACACGTATGAGGCATCATCGAGCGCAATGCTTCAACAGGACACTTGTCCATGTGTAGACGGTAgcatttaaagaagaagaagaagaagaagaagctggctgaCTGGaacgagagagaaagagaaagagtgcTGGATGAGCTTAGACACACAAGTCAGATTGCAGCAGAGAGTGAGGAGGAATGCTATAAGCACCAGCTCACTTTTTACTTCTAGCTCTAGACACAAAAGACAAATCACAACTCATAGCCAACTACTGCTACAACATCTGACTGCAGCTTATCAAACTGCATACTAAACAGCAAAAGCTGCCTGGCTCTCCCagaggaaacaaaaaagaaagaaaatcaaaCCCTTTTACCCATGGCCCAGCAACTAAGCAGCTCGCAAGATGCGCTCCAGCTGCTCCCCCTCCCGGCTCCGGCATCGCGGCCGCCTCTGGCCAGGCTCGCCTCGAGTCCCGGCCCGAGCCCGCAGGCCAAGACgggcatcgtcgtcttctcggGCGGCAGCGCCACCAACAGCCTCGTCGACGTCTTTGAAGGGGTGCGGGCGGCGGCCAACGCGGCGACGCTGAGCTACGTGATTCCCATCTCGGACAATGGCGGCAGCACGAGCGAGATAATCCGCGTGTTTGGGGGTCCGGGTATGTGTTTGCTTTTGCTATTTACATTTTGAATCACCCATATTCACCCCTATTCACATTTGACCGTTATTTTCATCTGTTTGTTTCTTCGCATCTAACTGTCGACAAACAGGCATTGGAGATGTCCGCTCGCGACTGGTCCGGCTCATCCCCAACGACGGCAAGCCCGAAACCACCGCCATCAAGCATCTCTTCAACCATCGCCTGCCCATCGTCTACGCAACCGCCCGCGCTGAGTGGTTCGAGATCGTCGAGGGCACGCACCCGCTGTGGGAAGACATCTCGTCGCCCAAGCGAGAGCTCATCCGCTcattcttcaacagcttcaACCTGGAAGTCGTCAAGCGCATGCGGCCCAGCAGCCGCTTCGACTTTTCCGGCTCCAGCATCGGCAACCTGTTCCTCACCGGCGCGCGGCTCTTCACGGGCAGCTTCGAGGCCGCCATTTACCTGCTGAGCTCCATCTGCGCGGTGCCCGACAGGGTGGCCGTCCTGCCGGCGCTCAACACCAACTTTGCGCATCACATTGCCGCGGGCCTGACCGACGGCACCGTCATCACGGGCCAGAACGACATTTCGCATCCCAGCGCGCCAACGGCCGCGGTGCCGCTGCCGGGTCCCAGCACGGGCACGGGGATCATCACGCCGGCGCTCTCGACGAACCACGACCTGGACGAGCACGACACCATTGAGGACGCAAATCTCCCCGGCAGCCTGCCCGCGCTGCGCCGGCCCGCCATCACCTTCTCcaaggaggacgaggaagaccTGCCGTCGCGCATCGCCCGCATCTGGTACATCAACCCCTACGGCCAGGAGATCCGCATCCCGGCAAACCCGCGCGTGCTCGAGGCCATCCGCAGCG
It encodes:
- a CDS encoding uncharacterized protein (EggNog:ENOG41~SECRETED:SignalP(1-19)) yields the protein MHFFSVVAAAAALIAGSNALFIPRNIHVADFRLYSAEGCYDGNLGVWTVIDEDFTNGECKSLNDSEDGDVPLSLSLTDINKGCTLTAYTDAKCTEGKTILAPKQCSNNKAGFQAWSMNCDYKE
- a CDS encoding uncharacterized protein (EggNog:ENOG41), whose protein sequence is MASEHIPKTVKQWNVGKFGGFDGLMFSEQPPPELSDNEALVKLEAASLNIRWRRHSRSHRQASLSIQPGDKVVTMFNQGHIGGDLNPQTHKTGTGGMLDGVLRTYGAFNEHALSVRRQPGQLGRHWRREHLCSAVCQSRRRKSHCHDQIPSKVETLKKLGADHVISYKEDRKWGETARKLTGGRSVDIIVQVAGVNEMEQRPVIDERVFKLEELKKAYEYQWTGKHFSKVVVEIN
- a CDS encoding uncharacterized protein (EggNog:ENOG41), giving the protein MAQQLSSSQDALQLLPLPAPASRPPLARLASSPGPSPQAKTGIVVFSGGSATNSLVDVFEGVRAAANAATLSYVIPISDNGGSTSEIIRVFGGPGIGDVRSRLVRLIPNDGKPETTAIKHLFNHRLPIVYATARAEWFEIVEGTHPLWEDISSPKRELIRSFFNSFNLEVVKRMRPSSRFDFSGSSIGNLFLTGARLFTGSFEAAIYLLSSICAVPDRVAVLPALNTNFAHHIAAGLTDGTVITGQNDISHPSAPTAAVPLPGPSTGTGIITPALSTNHDLDEHDTIEDANLPGSLPALRRPAITFSKEDEEDLPSRIARIWYINPYGQEIRIPANPRVLEAIRSANTVIYSIGSLFTSLIPNLILKGVGEAIASPHIRNKILVLNGTTDRETGPSGDPFSGYDFVATIANACADSRGLPRPSADEYAQYVTHVIYIEGPTSPAVDKRVFAQLGIDTMRLYGPKDGKGKGGRYDAKALAQTLESIVGRKDMRSDRSRRNTLVG